The Pseudomonas entomophila genome segment CGGTTTCCATGATGACGCCCAGCTTCGGCCGCACATGGTCGAGGAAGCGCCCCGCCGCCCACGGCAGGTCATAGGGCAGGTAGCAGTGCTGCACCCGCGGCTCGTTGGCGAACATCGCGTGGATCCGCTCCGAGCCGGTCGGGGTCATGCAGGTGAGCGTGATGGGCAGGTCCGGGTACTGCGCAAGCAAGGCACGAACCATTGGCGCGGCGGCGATGCTCTCGCCCACCGAGACCGCATGCACCCAGATGCCCCCCTGGCGCAGCGGCGGCAACTGCCAGGCGAAACGCTCGGCAATACGCGCACGATAGGCCGGCGCCTTGCGCCCGCGCAGGAACAGGCGCAGCGCGACCAGCGGCAGGCCCAGGTGAAACAGCAGGGTATAGAGGGTTCTGTTCATGGCGGCGGAGTTTACTAGGAACCGCGCGAAAAGGCCTGTCAGCCAATCGCTCGCAAGTGCACGGCGAAGCGCTCGGCCAGCCATTGGGCGGCCGGGCCCAGTGGTTCGTCGCGGCGCCAGGCCAGCTCCGCGACCAGGGCCGGCGGGCGCCACTCGCTGTCCAGTTCGACCATCTGCGCCTGGTAGGTGGGGTACTGCACCACATGCCGTGGCAGCCAGGCCCACCCGAGGCCACGCATCAGCAGCTCGGCCATGGCGTAGAAGCTATCGGCGCGCCAGACCTGCGGGCTGATCGCCTCGCCACCGGGGTAGCCACTTTGCTGGGGCGTGATCAGCAACTGGCGATGACGCGCCAATTGCTGCCGGCTGACCTTGGCCAGGCTCGCCAGTGGATGGTCGACGGCACACACCGTGACCATCTCGACACTGCCCAGCGCGCGGCGCTCGAGCGAGGCGGGAATACGCTCGTGATGGAAGAACAGCCCAAGGTCGGCGCGCCGCTCCACCAGCTTACGTGCCACATCCCCCTGGGCACCACTGGCCAGCTGGACCTCAAG includes the following:
- a CDS encoding LysR family transcriptional regulator, translating into MAEHWNLEQLRLFVRTAELRSFSAVAREQRRAQSAVSNAIALLEVDLGVALFERSSGRQPRLTESGAALLEDARELLRQCERLDGRALALMRGQEALLRVAQDEAMPYQPVIDSLDELAARYPYLEVQLASGAQGDVARKLVERRADLGLFFHHERIPASLERRALGSVEMVTVCAVDHPLASLAKVSRQQLARHRQLLITPQQSGYPGGEAISPQVWRADSFYAMAELLMRGLGWAWLPRHVVQYPTYQAQMVELDSEWRPPALVAELAWRRDEPLGPAAQWLAERFAVHLRAIG